The Myroides phaeus DNA segment ATCTCCGTGTACATAAACATAATCTGGTTTAAAATCTTCTAATACTTCTTTCAAACCGTTAATTATATCCCCTGTTAGAGAATATAAATTCTGATTAGGTTTCATTAAATTCATATCATATTCTGGCACGATATCAAAAAACGCTAAAACTTGATCAAGCATTTCGCGGTGTTGTGCGGTAACACAAACTCGTGTATCAAATTTATCGCTATGCTTTTTAAACTCTTTTACCAATGGAGCCATTTTTATAGCTTCTGGTCTTGTACCAAATACAATTAAATTCTTTTTCATTTCTTTTTTATACTTTTAAACTACCCTCTTCCGATAGTATAAACTTCAAAACCTATTTTCTCTAATTCTTGACGATCTAAAAGACTACGCCCATCAAATACAAAGGCTGGCTTTTGCATATTGTCATATATCTTTTGCCAATCATAAGTCTTAAACTCATCCCACTCTGTTAATACAGCTACTCCGTGTGCTCCGTTTAAAGCTTCGTAAGGGTTTGCGTGAACAGTTAAGTGTTTTTCGTTTGCTTCTGCACTGCGTGTATTTAGATAATCTAAGTCAGCCAACATTTGTTGTTCTGTTACTTTTGGATCGTAAACGTGAATATTTGCTTCTTCTTCCATTAAATCATTAGCCACATAAATAGCCGCTGATTCTCTGGTATCATTGGTATCTTTTTTAAATGCCCATCCTAAGAAAGCAATCTTTTTACCGTTTACAGTATTGAATAACGTAGAAACAATACGCTCTGCAAAACGTCTTTTTTGGTGGTCATTCATAATGATTACCTGTTCCCAATAATTTGCAACCCCTGTTAAACCGTACGTTTGGGCAATATATACTAAGTTTAAAATATCTTTTTGAAAACAAGAACCTCCAAATCCTACTGAAGCTTTCAAGAATTTACTTCCTATACGGCTATCTGTACCTATTGCTCTTGCTACTTCATTTACATCTGCACCAGAAACTTCACATAACTCAGAAATTGCATTAATAGAAGAAACTCGTTGTGCTAAGAAAGCATTAGCTGTTAATTTAGAAAGCTCTGAAGACCATACGTTTGTAGTTAAAATTCTTTCTGTAGGAACCCAAGCACTGTAAATATCAACTAAAGCTTGCATTGCTTCTCTTCCTTCTATAGTCTCTGCTCCTCCAATTAATACACGGTCTGGATTTAATAAATCCGTTACTGCTGTACCTTCTGCTAAGAACTCTGGATTTGAAAGTATTTGAAACTCTACTCCGTTTCCTGTTTGATCTAAAATACGTTTAATAGCTTGTGCTGTTCTAACAGGCAACGTAGATTTTTCAACCACAATCTTATCTGTTTTTGCAACACGAGCAATTTGACGCGCACATAATTCAATGTATTTTAAGTCTGCTGCCATCCCCTTACCTTTTCCGTAAGTTTTTGTAGGTGTATTTACAGAAATAAAAATCATATCTGCTTCGTCAATTGCTTTATCAACTTCAGTAGAGAAAAATAAGTTACGACCTCTTGCTTCACCAACAATTACATCTAATCCTGGCTCATAAATAGGTAATTTACTCAAGTCTTCCCCA contains these protein-coding regions:
- a CDS encoding UDP-glucose 6-dehydrogenase; translated protein: MKEIKKICCIGAGYVGGPTMSVIAQKNPHIQITVVDLNEARIAAWNGEDLSKLPIYEPGLDVIVGEARGRNLFFSTEVDKAIDEADMIFISVNTPTKTYGKGKGMAADLKYIELCARQIARVAKTDKIVVEKSTLPVRTAQAIKRILDQTGNGVEFQILSNPEFLAEGTAVTDLLNPDRVLIGGAETIEGREAMQALVDIYSAWVPTERILTTNVWSSELSKLTANAFLAQRVSSINAISELCEVSGADVNEVARAIGTDSRIGSKFLKASVGFGGSCFQKDILNLVYIAQTYGLTGVANYWEQVIIMNDHQKRRFAERIVSTLFNTVNGKKIAFLGWAFKKDTNDTRESAAIYVANDLMEEEANIHVYDPKVTEQQMLADLDYLNTRSAEANEKHLTVHANPYEALNGAHGVAVLTEWDEFKTYDWQKIYDNMQKPAFVFDGRSLLDRQELEKIGFEVYTIGRG